In Planctomycetota bacterium, a single window of DNA contains:
- a CDS encoding pyridoxamine 5'-phosphate oxidase family protein — protein MVPWVSQFRRGMEKESGPPLLMLATIDAAGRPRCRTIVIRGVRDDGRVVACTDARSEKVEQIDANDRVEACVWFADSRTQFRLAGTARLIGPEDDDSARVWRELSDSARALFAWPTPMLPREDEEAFVKGVPSNDPVPETFRVLEVTPTSCDHLALGVLPHERTIWTQLPDGWTDQPVNP, from the coding sequence ATGGTGCCTTGGGTGTCACAGTTTCGCCGGGGGATGGAAAAGGAATCGGGTCCGCCTCTCCTGATGCTGGCCACGATCGACGCCGCCGGTCGGCCGCGGTGCCGGACGATCGTCATCCGCGGCGTTCGCGACGACGGCCGGGTGGTCGCCTGCACGGACGCCCGGAGCGAGAAGGTTGAGCAGATCGACGCAAACGACCGTGTCGAGGCGTGCGTCTGGTTCGCCGACAGCCGGACGCAGTTCCGCCTGGCCGGCACGGCACGGCTGATCGGACCCGAGGATGACGATTCCGCCCGCGTGTGGCGCGAGTTGAGTGACTCCGCCAGAGCGCTCTTCGCCTGGCCGACGCCGATGCTGCCGCGTGAAGACGAAGAGGCGTTTGTGAAGGGCGTGCCGTCGAACGATCCGGTGCCGGAAACGTTCCGCGTGCTCGAAGTCACGCCGACGTCGTGCGACCACCTCGCGCTGGGCGTCTTGCCTCACGAGCGAACGATCTGGACGCAGCTGCCCGACGGCTGGACCGATCAGCCAGTGAACCCGTGA